The proteins below are encoded in one region of Streptomyces cyanogenus:
- a CDS encoding response regulator transcription factor, with protein sequence MNTTRSGRPALTRPDGTPLRVLVVDDDPDLAEVLTGALRYEGWEVRAAGDGAAALAAARELLPDAVVLDVMLPDTDGFAVLRRLHAVRPGVCVLFLTARDAVEDRIAGITAGGDDYVTKPFSLEEVVARLRGLLRRAGMARVQEEGPRLIVGDLMMDEDAREVTRAGELVELSPTEFELLRLLMRNPRRVLSKAQILDRVWSYDFGGRAHVVELYISYLRKKVDAGRDPMIHTVRGAGYVLKPVPR encoded by the coding sequence ATGAACACCACCCGCTCCGGCCGGCCGGCCCTCACCCGCCCCGACGGCACCCCGCTGCGCGTCCTCGTCGTCGACGACGACCCCGACCTCGCCGAGGTGCTCACCGGCGCCCTGCGCTACGAGGGCTGGGAGGTGCGCGCCGCCGGTGACGGCGCCGCCGCCCTCGCCGCCGCGCGCGAGCTGCTGCCCGACGCCGTCGTGCTGGACGTGATGCTCCCCGACACCGACGGCTTCGCGGTGCTGCGCCGCCTGCACGCCGTGCGGCCCGGCGTGTGCGTGCTCTTCCTCACCGCCCGGGACGCGGTCGAGGACCGGATCGCCGGGATCACCGCGGGCGGCGACGACTACGTCACCAAACCCTTCAGCCTGGAGGAGGTCGTCGCCCGGCTGCGCGGCCTGCTGCGCCGGGCCGGGATGGCCCGCGTGCAGGAGGAGGGCCCGCGGCTGATCGTCGGCGACCTGATGATGGACGAGGACGCCCGCGAGGTGACCCGGGCCGGCGAGCTGGTCGAGCTCTCGCCGACCGAGTTCGAACTGCTCCGCTTGCTCATGCGCAACCCGCGCCGCGTGCTCAGCAAGGCGCAGATCCTCGACCGGGTCTGGTCCTACGACTTCGGCGGCCGGGCGCACGTGGTCGAGCTGTACATCTCCTACCTGCGCAAGAAGGTCGACGCGGGCCGCGACCCCATGATCCACACCGTGCGCGGCGCCGGCTACGTCCTGAAGCCGGTGCCCCGGTGA
- a CDS encoding ferredoxin reductase family protein, which yields MTTTLAGGRAARRQTMRRIRPRRSPAVPLLLAVWAGAAAVLWLWWHNTPAVADTTGRILNAGRITGLLAGYLMALVVLQMARVPALERRVGSDRVARWHAMSGRYTLCLIVAHVFLTMWGYALQAGKSLGDIVQQTVDSINQLPDMGKAAIGMGLFVVIGLTSIGPVRRRLPYDAWYHVHLLTYAAVFLTFWHQITTGNDFAVEPTAKTFWYGLYGAVTALVLWYRILTPIRLNLRHRMRVEAVIEETPGIVSVLIGGRRLHRMGAEAGQFFRWRFLAPGMRFSSHPYSLSAAPRPDMLRITVKAIGDHSARLRELTPGTKVWAEGPYGALTAQRRSRGKVLLVAGGVGITPMRALFETLPGAAGDITLLYRANTTQDLALWDELAAIAEERGARLMYAVNSPEGERPDISAENLQRKIPDIETHDVFMCGPPGFAQSVYEALREAGVPARRIHHESFEM from the coding sequence GTGACCACCACGCTCGCAGGCGGACGTGCCGCCCGCCGACAGACGATGCGCCGCATCCGTCCGCGCCGCTCCCCGGCCGTCCCGCTGCTGCTCGCCGTCTGGGCGGGCGCCGCGGCCGTGCTGTGGCTCTGGTGGCACAACACCCCCGCCGTAGCCGACACCACGGGCCGGATCCTCAACGCGGGCCGGATCACCGGTCTGCTGGCCGGCTATCTGATGGCGCTGGTCGTGCTCCAGATGGCGCGCGTCCCGGCGCTGGAGCGGCGGGTCGGCTCGGACCGGGTGGCCCGCTGGCACGCGATGAGCGGCCGGTACACGCTGTGCCTGATCGTCGCGCACGTCTTCCTCACCATGTGGGGATACGCGCTCCAGGCGGGCAAGTCGCTCGGCGACATCGTCCAGCAGACCGTCGACTCCATCAACCAGCTGCCGGACATGGGCAAAGCCGCCATCGGCATGGGTCTGTTCGTGGTCATCGGGCTGACGTCGATCGGCCCGGTCCGCCGCCGGCTGCCGTACGACGCCTGGTACCACGTCCACCTGCTGACCTACGCGGCGGTGTTCCTGACGTTCTGGCACCAGATCACCACCGGCAACGACTTCGCGGTGGAGCCCACCGCCAAGACCTTCTGGTACGGCCTGTACGGCGCGGTCACCGCGCTGGTGCTCTGGTACCGGATCCTCACCCCGATCCGGCTGAACCTCCGCCACCGCATGCGCGTGGAGGCGGTCATCGAGGAGACGCCGGGCATCGTGTCGGTGCTGATCGGCGGGCGGAGGCTGCACCGGATGGGTGCGGAGGCGGGCCAGTTCTTCCGCTGGCGGTTCCTCGCCCCCGGCATGCGGTTCAGCTCGCACCCGTACTCCCTGTCGGCCGCCCCGCGCCCCGACATGCTGCGGATCACGGTGAAGGCGATCGGCGACCACAGCGCCCGGCTGCGCGAGCTGACGCCCGGGACGAAGGTGTGGGCGGAGGGCCCGTACGGGGCGCTCACCGCGCAGCGCCGCAGCCGCGGCAAGGTGCTGCTGGTCGCGGGCGGGGTGGGGATCACGCCGATGCGGGCGCTGTTCGAGACGCTGCCCGGGGCCGCCGGGGACATCACGCTCCTGTACCGGGCCAACACCACCCAGGACCTGGCGCTGTGGGACGAGCTCGCGGCGATCGCCGAGGAGCGGGGCGCCCGGCTGATGTACGCGGTGAACAGCCCGGAGGGCGAGCGGCCGGACATCTCCGCGGAGAACCTCCAGCGGAAGATCCCGGACATCGAGACGCACGACGTCTTCATGTGCGGCCCGCCCGGGTTCGCCCAGTCGGTGTACGAGGCCCTGCGGGAGGCGGGGGTGCCCGCCCGCCGTATCCACCACGAGTCGTTCGAGATGTGA
- a CDS encoding ATP-binding protein, producing the protein MRPPRPRTLRTRLTVGLVTLLAVSCAAVGLAAVVELNGFLTRRLDEQLAQVGTRFPESLEHEGRLPDDHDGDEHADTRRTATGTFGARLLDGTVTHKGLIRSGDPAADLNVDLTARDASRLARVPADGRPRTVDLSALHDYRVVASPGRDGDVLVVGLPLEPVEATVHRLELVAGVVFGLALVVTGVAGACWVRWSLRPLSRVAATATRVSELPLASGEVALPPRAPDTDPHGEVGQVAAAFNRMLGHVEDALTKRHASEERLRRFAADASHELRTPVASVRGHAELALLHPGPVPPEVTRALHRITAESARMGEMVDDLLLLARLDAGRPLERRPVDLTRLVLDAVADARAAGPDHRWTLDLPEEPVTVPGDAHRLHQVVANLLANARVHTPAGTEVTITLDTGPGTGSVTGEARVTVHDDGPGVPEDIRPTVFERFTRAEHRRVADAPGGGAGLGLSIVAAVVAAHGGRVGLESRPGATTFTVSLPAAP; encoded by the coding sequence GTGAGGCCGCCGCGCCCCCGCACCCTGCGCACCCGGCTCACCGTCGGGCTGGTGACGCTGCTGGCGGTGAGCTGCGCGGCCGTCGGCCTGGCCGCGGTCGTGGAGCTGAACGGCTTCCTCACCCGGCGCCTGGACGAACAGCTCGCCCAGGTCGGCACCCGGTTCCCGGAGAGCCTGGAGCACGAAGGCCGGCTGCCCGACGACCACGACGGGGACGAACACGCCGACACCCGCCGCACGGCCACCGGCACCTTCGGCGCCCGCCTGCTCGACGGGACGGTCACCCACAAGGGGCTGATCCGCTCCGGCGACCCCGCGGCCGACCTGAACGTGGACCTGACCGCGCGGGACGCGAGCCGGCTGGCCCGGGTACCGGCCGACGGCCGGCCCCGCACCGTCGACCTGTCCGCCCTGCACGACTACCGGGTCGTCGCCTCCCCGGGCCGGGACGGGGACGTGCTGGTCGTCGGCCTCCCGCTGGAGCCGGTGGAGGCCACGGTCCACCGCCTGGAACTGGTGGCCGGCGTCGTCTTCGGGCTGGCCCTGGTCGTCACCGGCGTGGCCGGAGCCTGCTGGGTCCGCTGGTCGCTCCGGCCGCTCAGCCGGGTCGCCGCCACCGCCACCCGGGTCAGCGAGCTCCCGCTGGCCAGCGGCGAGGTCGCGCTGCCGCCGCGGGCCCCGGACACCGACCCGCACGGCGAGGTCGGCCAGGTGGCGGCCGCCTTCAACCGCATGCTGGGCCATGTCGAGGACGCGCTGACCAAGCGCCACGCCAGCGAGGAGCGGCTGCGCCGCTTCGCCGCCGACGCCAGCCACGAGCTGCGCACCCCGGTCGCCTCGGTCCGCGGGCACGCCGAACTCGCCCTGCTGCACCCGGGCCCGGTGCCACCGGAGGTGACCCGCGCCCTGCACCGCATCACGGCCGAGTCCGCCCGCATGGGCGAGATGGTCGACGACCTGCTCCTGCTCGCCCGCCTGGACGCGGGCCGCCCGCTGGAGCGCCGGCCCGTGGATCTGACCCGTCTGGTCCTGGACGCGGTGGCGGACGCCCGGGCCGCGGGCCCCGATCACCGCTGGACCCTGGACCTGCCGGAGGAGCCGGTGACCGTGCCGGGGGACGCGCACCGCCTCCACCAGGTGGTGGCCAACCTGCTGGCCAACGCCCGTGTGCACACACCTGCGGGCACCGAGGTCACGATCACCCTGGACACCGGCCCCGGCACCGGCAGCGTCACCGGCGAGGCCCGCGTCACCGTCCACGACGACGGCCCCGGTGTACCCGAGGACATCCGCCCGACCGTCTTCGAACGCTTCACCCGCGCCGAACACCGCCGCGTGGCCGACGCCCCCGGCGGCGGAGCGGGCCTCGGCCTGTCGATCGTGGCGGCGGTGGTGGCGGCGCACGGGGGTCGCGTTGGGTTGGAGAGCCGGCCAGGTGCCACGACGTTCACGGTGAGCTTGCCCGCCGCGCCTTGA
- a CDS encoding FMN-binding protein produces the protein MHALNKSRPLRRIVLASAATVSGTVLLLALKPHTAPPLVTADTKSPAASSSSAPNRAAGTRTATGDSVRTRWGPVQVRVTVEGGELTDVTAVACPQDDPRDQEIDGYALPRLRREAPAAQSARIDSVSGATYTSDGYRQSLQSALDSAGL, from the coding sequence ATGCATGCGTTGAACAAGAGCCGCCCGCTGCGCCGGATCGTGCTGGCGAGTGCCGCGACGGTCTCCGGGACGGTGCTGCTGCTGGCGCTGAAGCCGCACACGGCTCCCCCGCTGGTGACGGCGGACACCAAGTCGCCTGCCGCGTCCAGCAGTTCGGCGCCGAACCGGGCCGCCGGGACCAGGACGGCCACCGGGGACAGCGTCCGGACCCGCTGGGGTCCCGTCCAGGTGCGGGTGACGGTGGAGGGCGGCGAGCTGACCGACGTCACGGCCGTCGCCTGCCCGCAGGACGATCCGCGCGACCAGGAGATCGACGGCTACGCCCTCCCCCGGCTGCGGCGGGAGGCGCCGGCGGCGCAGAGCGCGCGGATCGACTCCGTGTCCGGAGCGACGTACACCAGTGACGGATACCGCCAGTCGCTGCAGTCCGCGCTGGACTCGGCCGGCCTCTGA
- a CDS encoding ferredoxin reductase family protein, with the protein MSPVDARRAAPAPPLPVTGRRSLAGVVPALLWAGAAAVLALWWADTGSVVGAAGRLTGAGRIAGLLCGYACAVLVGLMARVPVLETRVGSDRVARWHAQAGRYTLCLLLAHIVLVLAGYAAQDRASLWHEAVTVVLDYPEMLKATTGTVILFAVGVTSARAMRRRTGHEFWYYVHLLTYAAVFLAFGHQLALGDQFNGSTVATAAWYALYLGVSALVLWFRVLAPIRLNLRHRLTVDSVHREAPGVYSVVVRGRRLDGPAARPGQFFRWRFLTEGMAWTSTPYSLSAPPRPGLLRITVKALGDHSAAVSLLRPGTRVWAEGPYGALTADRATGRRTLLIAAGVGITPLRALFETLPDEVTLLYRARGAEDLALGGELEAIARRRGARVLYALNGPGGERPPLNAEALRATFPGLAGHDVFVCGPHGFAQDVYRALRAAGVPDRRIHHESFEL; encoded by the coding sequence ATGAGCCCCGTGGATGCGCGACGGGCGGCTCCCGCTCCGCCGCTGCCCGTGACCGGCCGGCGCTCCCTCGCGGGAGTCGTACCGGCCCTGCTGTGGGCGGGGGCGGCGGCCGTCCTCGCGCTGTGGTGGGCGGACACCGGGTCGGTGGTGGGGGCGGCCGGCCGGCTGACCGGGGCCGGGCGGATCGCCGGGCTGCTGTGCGGGTACGCCTGCGCGGTGCTGGTCGGTCTGATGGCCCGGGTGCCGGTGCTGGAGACACGGGTCGGCTCGGACCGGGTGGCACGCTGGCACGCGCAGGCCGGCCGGTACACGCTCTGCCTGCTGCTCGCGCACATCGTGCTGGTCCTGGCCGGGTACGCCGCCCAGGACCGGGCCTCCCTGTGGCACGAGGCGGTCACCGTCGTCCTCGACTATCCGGAGATGCTCAAGGCCACCACCGGCACGGTGATCCTCTTCGCGGTCGGCGTCACCTCGGCCCGGGCCATGCGCCGCCGCACCGGGCACGAGTTCTGGTACTACGTCCACCTGCTCACCTACGCGGCCGTGTTCCTGGCGTTCGGGCACCAGCTGGCGCTGGGCGACCAGTTCAACGGCAGCACGGTGGCGACCGCCGCCTGGTACGCGCTGTACCTGGGCGTGTCGGCCCTGGTGCTGTGGTTCCGGGTGCTCGCCCCGATCCGGCTCAACCTGCGCCACCGCCTGACCGTGGACTCGGTCCACCGGGAGGCACCGGGGGTGTACTCGGTGGTCGTCCGCGGGCGGCGGCTGGACGGGCCGGCGGCGCGGCCGGGGCAGTTCTTCCGCTGGCGGTTCCTCACCGAGGGCATGGCGTGGACGTCGACGCCGTACTCCCTGTCGGCGCCGCCGCGCCCCGGCCTGCTGCGCATCACCGTCAAGGCGCTCGGCGACCACAGCGCGGCCGTGTCCCTGCTGCGCCCCGGCACCCGGGTGTGGGCGGAGGGCCCGTACGGCGCCCTGACCGCCGACCGGGCCACCGGCCGGCGCACCCTGCTGATCGCGGCCGGTGTCGGCATCACCCCGCTGCGGGCGCTGTTCGAGACGCTGCCCGACGAGGTCACCCTGCTTTACCGGGCGCGCGGTGCCGAGGACCTGGCGCTGGGCGGCGAGCTGGAGGCGATCGCCCGCCGGCGCGGCGCACGGGTGCTGTACGCGCTCAACGGGCCCGGCGGTGAGCGCCCGCCCCTCAACGCCGAGGCGCTGCGCGCGACCTTCCCCGGCCTGGCCGGACACGACGTCTTCGTCTGCGGTCCGCACGGCTTCGCGCAGGACGTGTACCGGGCGCTGCGGGCGGCCGGGGTGCCGGACCGCCGTATCCACCACGAGTCGTTCGAGCTGTGA